The following coding sequences are from one Saprospiraceae bacterium window:
- the murD gene encoding UDP-N-acetylmuramoyl-L-alanine--D-glutamate ligase — MIVILGGGESGIGAALLAKKRGLPVFVSDNGKIQDHFVNELVEAEIDFEQEGHDFIFDLTPELVVKSPGILDQAEAVKYFKDQSIEIISEIEFAFRYVNGILIGITGSNGKTTTTNLMYHLLHSAGKDVAKCGNVGYSFARAVAERDHSFYVIELSSFQLDGIVHFRPNIGILLNITPDHLDRYDNDFEIYIRSKWRIFRNQLSEDYAIVNTKDKVLAETLSSQNLAANEIQIDASLNALQILKDHQEYLVNLSDSSLRGQHNAVNAACAIRAAQILGLESSSIQEAITSFVNDPHRMELVFEHDGVRWINDSKATNVDSVYWALDSLSGNIIWIAGGLDKGNDYTAIQDLVRTKVKAMVALGKKNETILTAFRDVVARVYDTHDMESAIKIVKEIAEFQDTVLLSPACASFDLFQNYEHRGNSFKDQIKKQIQSS; from the coding sequence ATGATAGTGATACTCGGTGGCGGTGAAAGTGGAATCGGAGCAGCTCTTCTGGCTAAGAAGAGAGGACTTCCGGTTTTTGTATCGGATAACGGAAAGATTCAGGACCATTTTGTCAATGAGTTGGTAGAAGCAGAAATTGATTTTGAACAAGAGGGGCATGATTTTATTTTTGACCTTACTCCTGAATTGGTAGTCAAAAGCCCAGGAATCTTAGATCAGGCAGAAGCAGTTAAATATTTTAAGGATCAGAGTATTGAAATCATTTCTGAAATAGAGTTTGCTTTTCGTTACGTCAATGGAATATTAATTGGTATCACGGGGAGCAATGGTAAAACCACGACCACGAATTTAATGTATCATTTACTCCATTCGGCTGGTAAAGATGTGGCCAAATGCGGAAATGTGGGTTATTCTTTTGCTAGAGCAGTGGCTGAACGTGATCACAGTTTTTACGTGATTGAGTTAAGTAGTTTTCAGTTAGATGGGATTGTTCATTTTAGACCAAATATTGGAATATTACTGAATATTACCCCAGACCACTTAGATAGATACGACAATGATTTTGAAATATATATAAGGTCTAAATGGAGAATTTTTAGGAATCAGTTATCTGAAGATTATGCCATTGTAAATACAAAAGATAAAGTGCTTGCCGAAACCCTATCGTCACAGAATTTGGCAGCAAATGAAATTCAAATCGATGCTAGTCTGAATGCGTTGCAAATATTGAAGGATCATCAGGAGTATTTGGTCAATTTAAGTGATTCTTCTTTAAGAGGGCAACATAATGCAGTTAATGCCGCATGTGCCATCAGAGCTGCTCAAATATTGGGCCTGGAATCCTCATCCATTCAGGAAGCGATCACATCATTTGTAAACGATCCACATCGGATGGAGTTGGTATTCGAACATGATGGTGTTCGTTGGATAAATGACAGCAAGGCCACAAATGTAGATTCAGTTTACTGGGCTTTAGATTCTTTATCCGGTAATATAATTTGGATTGCAGGGGGACTGGACAAAGGAAATGATTATACCGCAATACAGGATCTGGTGAGAACTAAAGTGAAGGCGATGGTTGCGTTGGGCAAAAAGAACGAGACGATACTGACCGCTTTTCGTGATGTAGTAGCGAGAGTATATGATACACATGATATGGAGTCAGCTATAAAGATTGTAAAAGAAATAGCAGAATTTCAAGACACTGTTTTATTATCACCTGCTTGTGCCAGCTTTGATTTATT
- a CDS encoding UDP-N-acetylmuramoyl-L-alanyl-D-glutamate--2,6-diaminopimelate ligase — translation MSNLISNWSNIRIVGDTQKEVRGICQDSRKIKSGEIFVARKGDVFDGHHYINEVIHRGVEVILCEYLPHDLHPSVCYLISDKMDSDILHLLKEYYNNPSEHLILTGVTGTNGKTTTATLLFHNFRALGFKCGLISTIRIIIHDHELESTHTTPDLISLYALLNDMVEAGCSHVFMEVSSHALVQNRIAGLKFALAIFTNITQDHLDFHGTMTEYIKGKKKFFDQLEKSSFALINSDDRNSSVMVQNTVAKVYTYAIHSPADFQCKILESDLNGMELRYKNISLYTSLIGEFNAYNLMAVLGSSILLGVEEQEAMQAISSLKPVEGRFEWIKGHSKKLTAVIDYAHTDDAVEKILQSIRSICMPQQRIITVLGCGGNRDKDKRPKMAQAAVLNSDQVILTSDNPRNEEPGDIIEEMENGLTADQKKKTLSIVDRHQAIKTACIIANTNDIILIAGKGHEKYQEIKGKKIPFDDKKEIEELFIQDI, via the coding sequence TTGTCAAATCTGATTTCTAACTGGAGTAATATCCGGATTGTAGGAGATACACAGAAAGAAGTCAGAGGAATTTGTCAGGATAGTAGAAAGATAAAATCCGGGGAAATTTTTGTGGCGAGAAAGGGTGATGTATTTGATGGACATCATTACATCAATGAAGTAATTCATCGCGGTGTAGAAGTGATATTGTGTGAATATCTTCCACATGATTTGCATCCGAGTGTTTGCTACTTGATTTCAGATAAGATGGATAGCGATATTCTTCATTTATTAAAAGAATATTACAATAATCCATCAGAACATCTGATTCTCACAGGAGTCACCGGCACAAATGGAAAGACCACAACGGCCACGCTACTGTTTCACAATTTTAGGGCTCTGGGTTTTAAGTGCGGTTTAATTTCGACGATAAGAATCATTATACATGATCATGAATTGGAATCAACTCATACTACTCCTGATTTAATTAGTTTATATGCTTTGCTCAATGATATGGTTGAGGCAGGATGTAGCCATGTATTCATGGAAGTGAGTTCACATGCTCTTGTACAAAATCGCATTGCAGGTTTAAAATTTGCATTGGCAATTTTTACAAATATTACTCAGGATCATCTGGACTTCCATGGGACGATGACTGAGTATATTAAGGGGAAGAAAAAGTTCTTTGACCAATTAGAGAAATCTTCATTTGCATTGATCAATTCAGATGATAGGAATTCATCTGTCATGGTACAGAACACAGTTGCAAAAGTGTATACATATGCAATCCATTCACCTGCAGATTTTCAATGCAAGATTTTGGAAAGCGATCTGAATGGCATGGAGTTGAGGTATAAAAATATTTCTTTATACACCTCACTCATTGGCGAATTCAATGCATACAATTTAATGGCTGTTTTGGGTTCGAGTATATTGTTGGGTGTAGAAGAGCAAGAAGCGATGCAGGCTATTTCTTCTCTCAAACCTGTGGAGGGTAGATTTGAATGGATAAAAGGTCATTCGAAAAAACTAACTGCTGTAATAGATTATGCACATACCGATGATGCTGTTGAAAAAATACTGCAATCGATCAGATCTATTTGCATGCCACAACAAAGGATCATAACTGTGCTTGGTTGTGGTGGGAATCGGGATAAGGATAAAAGACCAAAAATGGCTCAAGCTGCAGTGTTGAACAGTGACCAAGTCATTCTTACTTCCGATAATCCTCGAAACGAGGAGCCGGGAGATATTATAGAAGAAATGGAAAATGGCCTAACTGCAGATCAAAAGAAAAAAACATTGTCAATTGTAGATAGACATCAAGCAATTAAAACTGCTTGTATCATTGCAAATACCAATGACATCATATTAATCGCCGGAAAGGGGCATGAAAAATATCAGGAAATTAAAGGAAAGAAAATTCCATTTGACGACAAAAAAGAGATAGAAGAATTGTTCATTCAAGATATATAA
- a CDS encoding phospho-N-acetylmuramoyl-pentapeptide-transferase, protein MLYYLFQFTEKIFHLPGGRLFQYITFRALLALIISLVISMLFGGRVIGLLKKLQIGETVRDLGLSGQKEKEGTPTMGGVIIIMAIVIPTLLLTRLDNVYILLMLFATLWMGLIGFADDYIKVFLKDKAGLKAIFKISGQFVLGLVIAIVMLYHDDVLVRMPKSEALRYNYPIEQTISIADPGKEKLTEFVYVKTALTNVPFLKGNRFDYTWVINFMGDNSGTFIWMIYIPLMIFIVTAVSNAANLTDGLDGLATGISAIIAATLAILAYVSGNTIVADYLNIFYLPFSGELVIFSAAFLGACIGFLWYNSYPAKVFMGDTGSLTLGGIIATLAILLRKELLIPLLCGAFFVETLSVVIQVAYFKYTKRRTGEGKRIFLMSPIHHHFQKKGVHEAHIAVRFWIVTIFLAALTIITLKIR, encoded by the coding sequence ATGTTATATTATTTATTTCAATTTACCGAGAAAATATTTCACTTGCCAGGTGGTAGGCTATTTCAGTATATTACCTTCCGCGCTTTGCTGGCATTGATTATTTCATTGGTGATCTCCATGTTGTTTGGGGGTCGCGTGATTGGTCTATTGAAAAAACTTCAGATTGGTGAGACTGTACGTGATCTGGGTCTATCAGGTCAAAAAGAAAAAGAAGGCACCCCTACTATGGGTGGTGTCATTATCATTATGGCAATCGTGATACCAACCTTATTGTTGACGAGGTTGGATAATGTGTATATTTTATTGATGTTGTTTGCCACACTATGGATGGGCTTGATTGGATTCGCCGACGATTATATCAAAGTATTTTTAAAAGATAAAGCCGGATTAAAAGCCATTTTTAAAATTTCTGGGCAGTTTGTATTGGGATTGGTTATTGCTATAGTGATGTTGTATCATGATGATGTATTGGTACGCATGCCGAAATCAGAAGCATTGAGATATAATTATCCGATTGAACAAACCATTTCCATTGCGGACCCGGGTAAAGAAAAATTGACAGAGTTTGTCTATGTTAAAACAGCATTGACAAACGTCCCTTTTTTGAAAGGTAATCGATTCGATTACACTTGGGTCATTAATTTCATGGGTGATAATTCAGGGACTTTCATTTGGATGATTTATATTCCATTGATGATATTTATTGTTACTGCAGTAAGCAATGCGGCTAATCTTACTGATGGATTAGATGGATTGGCCACAGGCATCTCAGCAATTATTGCTGCGACGCTCGCTATTCTCGCATATGTTTCCGGTAATACGATAGTAGCTGATTATTTGAATATATTTTATCTACCTTTCTCAGGAGAACTTGTGATATTTTCTGCTGCATTTTTAGGAGCATGTATTGGATTCTTATGGTACAATTCTTATCCTGCGAAAGTATTTATGGGAGACACTGGAAGTTTGACACTTGGTGGGATAATTGCAACTCTTGCCATTTTGTTGCGGAAGGAATTATTGATCCCATTACTATGTGGTGCATTCTTTGTTGAGACATTGTCTGTGGTCATACAAGTGGCTTATTTTAAATATACAAAAAGACGTACAGGTGAAGGCAAAAGGATATTTTTAATGTCGCCTATACATCATCATTTTCAAAAAAAAGGTGTACATGAAGCCCATATCGCCGTAAGATTTTGGATCGTCACCATATTTCTGGCTGCACTCACAATCATCACCCTAAAAATCAGATAG